In a genomic window of bacterium:
- a CDS encoding ATP-binding protein: protein MTQLPFPTGVPVTGEDLIGREKDVADICDLVKLGQSVILIAPRRFGKSSVLLEVLRRLKGAGVLVGLVDLFDVLSKKELAEKIVDSTLENVRIKHFIRQLKEDVVNALKQIEIKQTISEFEYTIAFSNMQRDENELLESSLDFPEEFAVKKGRRLVFAYDEFSDLVKLNGESLLKKMRAKFQRHKNVSYIFSGSQESLMNELFLGKSSAFFRFGRIFRLKEIPLGAFARYIGDTFSKLKIRVQDELIDKILGLTGCHPFYTQLLCQTIYLAVKGEKAKVDEADIKECHYRVILGEKAYFEDLWNRLRERKYALLVLKSVALEEASPYKLGLNKQTVYRALTNLERRGYIYRGENGNYRMVDPFFRDYLRFRRQEQ, encoded by the coding sequence ATGACGCAGCTTCCATTCCCTACAGGGGTTCCAGTCACGGGAGAAGACTTAATAGGTCGAGAAAAGGATGTGGCGGATATTTGTGATCTGGTAAAATTAGGGCAGAGTGTAATTCTTATTGCCCCTCGGAGATTTGGAAAAAGTTCTGTTTTACTGGAAGTCCTTCGGCGTTTGAAAGGGGCGGGTGTTTTGGTGGGGTTAGTGGATTTGTTTGATGTCTTATCTAAGAAGGAACTGGCTGAGAAGATTGTTGATTCAACCCTTGAAAATGTTAGGATTAAGCATTTTATTCGTCAGTTAAAGGAGGATGTAGTTAATGCCCTGAAGCAGATTGAAATAAAGCAGACCATTTCTGAGTTTGAATATACCATAGCTTTTTCAAATATGCAGAGAGACGAGAATGAGCTTCTGGAGAGTAGTCTGGACTTTCCTGAGGAATTTGCGGTCAAAAAAGGCAGACGGCTCGTCTTTGCTTATGATGAATTTTCCGATTTAGTCAAGTTAAACGGAGAATCCCTGTTAAAAAAGATGAGGGCTAAGTTTCAGAGGCACAAGAATGTTTCCTATATCTTTTCCGGGAGTCAGGAGAGTTTGATGAATGAACTCTTTTTGGGTAAGAGCAGCGCTTTTTTTCGATTTGGCAGGATATTTCGTCTAAAAGAGATACCTTTGGGGGCCTTTGCCAGATATATAGGTGACACATTTTCTAAATTAAAGATTAGAGTCCAGGATGAGTTGATTGACAAGATATTAGGCCTGACAGGGTGTCATCCTTTCTACACTCAACTTTTATGTCAAACTATCTACCTGGCGGTTAAGGGAGAGAAAGCTAAGGTGGATGAGGCGGATATAAAAGAATGTCATTACCGGGTAATCTTAGGCGAGAAGGCTTACTTTGAGGACCTTTGGAATAGATTGAGGGAAAGAAAATATGCCCTTTTAGTGTTAAAAAGTGTGGCCTTAGAAGAGGCGTCTCCTTATAAATTGGGACTTAATAAACAAACTGTTTATCGAGCCTTAACAAATTTAGAACGTCGGGGTTACATTTATCGGGGGGAAAACGGTAACTATCGAATGGTGGATCCTTTCTTTCGAGATTATCTTAGATTTCGCCGGCAGGAGCAGTAG